One Belonocnema kinseyi isolate 2016_QV_RU_SX_M_011 chromosome 6, B_treatae_v1, whole genome shotgun sequence genomic region harbors:
- the LOC117174107 gene encoding leukocyte elastase inhibitor isoform X1 yields the protein MERFLILFCVLICTRAQLLIYPDEYDRMTKAVPYYNQDSSRTAYNSPSTVNTYNSLQKKLPQLHHVFPQNWTEHVTNIISKGITKFALDMDEAIYRTRDNSNGHRSQENIVFSPISLSGTMAIVLLAAGGKTFDEVAKILGLESGVDVSRNSEVVHEMFGLLLSMIDTDKANNGPEASYANGIFIQEGYPIRPEFSGVNENVYKSEIISLDFHNHGEKAKESINKWVKDRTRGKIPKILSSVPNPETDVILASALYFNGEWDQYFIDFATMRKPFNIEPGQTVNVDMMYNGADFPFYEDKRLGVKILGLPYKQLKVTMYVLLPNAPGAAALKAFERKLNPDILENLIQNIQNQTCIVGFPRMELSSSLSLKRAFQSLGLKTLFDPVKADLSLLSPGLNGMIPDSSKIGGRDQQLRPQDGFYFPPRLGENTQENKTSKSNPSRINYIRYDDSRGYTVEQWANGFNIQRNPREKHENEGSETVTAATREDRVTRQSRPIDQDFLNFLESHNLPSFGLDALRNSADIENPGLYAEDVLHRVEININEKGTEAAAATAVAIERTGSQKRFIANRPFLFFIRHEQSKLIWFWGSVNTPTPNYPVDNPSS from the exons ATGGAACGCTTTTTGATACTATTTTGTGTGCTGATTTGCACGAGGGCACAACTTCTTATCTACCCAGATGAATATGACAGAATGACGAAAGCAG TGCCATATTATAACCAAGATAGCTCAAGGACTGCATATAATTCTCCCTCAACAGTAAATACTTATaacagtttacaaaaaaaattgcctCAGTTACATCATGTATTTCCTCAAAACTGGACCGAACAT GTAACAAATATCATCTCCAAGGGTATTACGAAGTTTGCTCTAGACATGGACGAAGCAATTTATAGAACCAGGGACAATTCGAATGGCCACAGGAGTCAAGAGAACATAGTTTTCTCCCCAATTAGTTTATCGGGAACTATGGCCATTGTTCTTTTGGCAGCAGGAGGGAAGACTTTTGACGAAGTTGCTAAAATTCTTGGCCTAGAGTCAGGTGTGGATGTTTCTAGAAACTCAGAAGTAGTTCACGAAATGTTTGGTCTCTTACTTTCAATGATTGATACGGACAAAGCCAATAATGGGCCTGAAGCCTCTTATGCAAACGGAATTTTTATTCAG GAAGGCTATCCAATACGACCGGAATTTTCAGGAGTCAATGAGAACGTCTATAAAAGTGAAATTATAAGTTTAGACTTCCATAATCATGGAGAAAAAGCTAAGGAATCAATAAACAAGTGGGTAAAGGATAGAACTAGGGGTAAAATACCAAAAATCTTGTCTTCTGTACCGAACCCGGAAACAGACGTTATACTTGCATCAGCTTTGTATTTCAACGGAGAATGGGATCAATATTTCATAGATTTTGCTACCATGAG GAAGCCCTTCAACATTGAGCCCGGTCAAACAGTAAATGTGGACATGATGTACAATGGAGCCGATTTTCCTTTCTATGAAGATAAAAGATTAGGTGTCAAAATATTAGGATTACCTTACAAACAGTTAAAG GTGACAATGTATGTTTTGCTTCCAAATGCACCCGGAGCTGCTGCATTAAAAGCATTCGAAAGAAAATTGAACCCAGACATTCTCGAaaacttaattcaaaatatacaaaatcaaACATGCATTGTTGGGTTTCCAAGAATGGAGCTTTCCAGTTCTTTGAGTCTGAAACGTGCATTCCAATCTCTTGGCCTAAAGACGTTGTTTGATCCAGTAAAGGCTGACTTAAGTCTTCTCTCACCAGGTCTAAACGGGATGATCCCTGATTCCTCAAAAATAGGTGGACGTGACCAGCAACTGCGACCACAGGATGGATTTTACTTCCCACCGAGACTAGGAGAAAATACGCAAGAAAATAAGACATCGAAATCGAATCCCAGCAGGATAAATTACATCAGGTATGACGATAGTAGAGGTTATACCGTAGAACAATGGGCTAATGGTtttaacatccaaagaaatcctAGAGAAAAGCACGAGAACGAAGGGAGCGAAACAGTCACTGCAGCTACGAGGGAGGACAGAGTAACAAGGCAAAGCAGACCTATCGACCAAGATTTCCTCAACTTCCTTGAATCTCACAACTTACCCTCATTCGGCCTAGATGCTCTCAGAAACAGTGCGGATATTGAAAATCCAGGATTATATGCGGAAGATGTTTTGCACAGAGTGGAAATCAACATAAACGAGAAAGGAACAGAAGCTGCGGCCGCAACTGCTGTTGCGATAGAAAGAACTGGTAGTCAAAAGAGATTTATCGCAAATAGACCTTTCCTTTTCTTCATAAGGCACGAGCAAAGTAAACTTATTTGGTTCTGGGGTTCTGTAAATACACCAACACCAAACTATCCTGTAGATAATCCCAGTTCTTAA
- the LOC117174108 gene encoding MAM and LDL-receptor class A domain-containing protein 2-like codes for MNCISILFIIASVQSIAQAAELSNRCPTVHLKNGGLRIRGRGRIVRFRCFDGYTLVGNRYSTCTNGQWDAPTPACVNSQCPELPKPDHSMVAPKYDGAVLMYFCEPGYRLIGSSEIYCDGRQWNGTAPYCRNTSEVAPTSCDFEKPDLCWWEQDPKHDFDWRRHNFETPSAHIGTGPTYDHTLGRGNSGYYLYIEASGRLINDTARIMSPIYNSSLTQSGCFSFWYHMYGDTIGALRVYFKPEESIPRLMFNKEGNQGNQWLKGMFNLPQVDSNFQIVIEGVRGKNYVSDIAVDDVAILQGNECIEKNITSVTVSDDDQAEIFNAAQSCQGRCINALWEKSNSDALSDACHCTIDCAENSTCCPDYGDYCVLEAPSEMTDAVDTTTPMLTTKFLQTTREEETRGTEILLLSTKIFKSSTVPSVTQNISQPKTTIRPPEVKIIITPSTVVTRNTTLRSTVTGVHVTPVRTRAPFITIDDVDSPKHDDNETQDISVTSENSEYLHPDTAAFGLTGRVGALIGILAAVSICVVATIFILRSRKAYKRGTNGLSEDSDVRFLTSDEILDFNVARPTNDYNDL; via the exons ACAGGTGTCCAACGGTACATCTTAAAAATGGAGGTTTGCGTATAAGAGGGAGAGGACGAATTGTCAGATTTCGGTGCTTTGATGGATATACTCTAGTAGGCAACAGATATTCCACTTGCACAAATGGACAGTGGGACGCACCCACGCCTGCATGTGTTA aTTCACAGTGTCCTGAACTTCCCAAACCAGATCATTCTATGGTTGCCCCAAAATATGATGGTGCAGTACTAATGTATTTCTGTGAGCCTGGATACAGATTAATTGGCTCATCTGAAATTTATTGTGATGGTAGACAATGGAATGGCACAGCGCCCTACTGTCGAA ATACTTCGGAGGTTGCACCGACATCATGTGACTTTGAAAAGCCAGATCTTTGCTGGTGGGAGCAAGACCCAAAACATGATTTTGACTGGCGGAGACACAACTTTGAAACGCCGAGTGCCCACATTGGGACTGGTCCAACGTATGACCATACTTTGGGTCGAGGAAACTCCG GATACTATCTGTATATTGAAGCATCCGGGCGTCTGATTAATGATACTGCCAGAATTATGTCACCCATTTATAACTCGTCGCTCACTCAGTCAGGATGTTTTTCTTTCTG GTATCACATGTATGGTGATACAATTGGTGCTTTACGAGTGTACTTCAAACCAGAGGAATCTATCCCAAGACTCATGTTTAATAAAGAAGGAAATCAGGGAAATCAATGGTTAAAGGGAATGTTTAATTTACCACAAGTCGATAGTAACTTCCAG ATTGTAATAGAAGGAGTGAGGGGTAAAAATTACGTGAGTGATATAGCCGTGGACGATGTGGCAATTTTACAAGGCAATGAGTGcatcgaaaaaaatataacaagTGTTACAGTATCCGATGACG ATCAAGCTGAAATTTTTAATGCTGCACAAAGCTGTCAAGGAAGATGTATAAATGCACTATGGGAGAAGTCAAATTCTGATGCATTATCAGATGCTTGTCATTGTACTATAGATTGCGCAGAAAACTCAACATGCTGCCCAGATTATGGAGACTATTGTGTTTTAG AAGCTCCAAGTGAAATGACTGATGCTGTGGACACAACTACCCCCAtgttaacaacaaaatttctacaaaCTACACGAGAAGAAGAGACACGCGGTACAGAAATATTGTTGCTTTCAACAAAGATATTTAAGTCGTCAACTGTCCCAAGCGTAACACAAAATATTAGCCAACCAAAAACAACGATCAGGCCTCcagaagttaaaataattataactccATCAACTGTCGTGACTAGAAATACTACGCTTAGGAGTACGGTTACGGGAGTACATGTTACACCAGTCAGAACAAGAGCACCTTTCATAACGATTGACGACGTCGATAGTCCAAAACATGATGATAATGAAACACAAg ATATTTCCGTCACAAGCGAAAATTCCGAGTACCTGCATCCAGATACCGCAGCTTTCGGTTTAACCGGAAGGGTTGGCGCATTAATTGGAATTCTTGCTGCTGTCAGCATATGTGTGGTAGCTACAATTTTCATTCTAAGGAGTCGGAAAGCATACAAAAGAGGTACAAACGGTCTATCTGAGGATAGCGACGTACGATTTTTGACATCagatgaaattttagattttaatgttGCTAGACCAACAAATGACTATAatgatttatga
- the LOC117174107 gene encoding leukocyte elastase inhibitor isoform X3, which produces MERFLILFCVLICTRAQLLIYPDEYDRMTKAVPYYNQDSSRTAYNSPSTVNTYNSLQKKLPQLHHVFPQNWTEHVTNIISKGITKFALDMDEAIYRTRDNSNGHRSQENIVFSPISLSGTMAIVLLAAGGKTFDEVAKILGLESGVDVSRNSEVVHEMFGLLLSMIDTDKANNGPEASYANGIFIQEGYPIRPEFSGVNENVYKSEIISLDFHNHGEKAKESINKWVKDRTRGKIPKILSSVPNPETDVILASALYFNGEWDQYFIDFATMRKPFNIEPGQTVNVDMMYNGADFPFYEDKRLGVKILGLPYKQLKVTMYVLLPNAPGAAALKAFERKLNPDILENLIQNIQNQTCIVGFPRMELSSSLSLKRAFQSLGLKTLFDPVKADLSLLSPGLNGMIPDSSKIGGRDQQLRPQDGFYFPPRLGENTQENKTSKSNPSRINYIREKHENEGSETVTAATREDRVTRQSRPIDQDFLNFLESHNLPSFGLDALRNSADIENPGLYAEDVLHRVEININEKGTEAAAATAVAIERTGSQKRFIANRPFLFFIRHEQSKLIWFWGSVNTPTPNYPVDNPSS; this is translated from the exons ATGGAACGCTTTTTGATACTATTTTGTGTGCTGATTTGCACGAGGGCACAACTTCTTATCTACCCAGATGAATATGACAGAATGACGAAAGCAG TGCCATATTATAACCAAGATAGCTCAAGGACTGCATATAATTCTCCCTCAACAGTAAATACTTATaacagtttacaaaaaaaattgcctCAGTTACATCATGTATTTCCTCAAAACTGGACCGAACAT GTAACAAATATCATCTCCAAGGGTATTACGAAGTTTGCTCTAGACATGGACGAAGCAATTTATAGAACCAGGGACAATTCGAATGGCCACAGGAGTCAAGAGAACATAGTTTTCTCCCCAATTAGTTTATCGGGAACTATGGCCATTGTTCTTTTGGCAGCAGGAGGGAAGACTTTTGACGAAGTTGCTAAAATTCTTGGCCTAGAGTCAGGTGTGGATGTTTCTAGAAACTCAGAAGTAGTTCACGAAATGTTTGGTCTCTTACTTTCAATGATTGATACGGACAAAGCCAATAATGGGCCTGAAGCCTCTTATGCAAACGGAATTTTTATTCAG GAAGGCTATCCAATACGACCGGAATTTTCAGGAGTCAATGAGAACGTCTATAAAAGTGAAATTATAAGTTTAGACTTCCATAATCATGGAGAAAAAGCTAAGGAATCAATAAACAAGTGGGTAAAGGATAGAACTAGGGGTAAAATACCAAAAATCTTGTCTTCTGTACCGAACCCGGAAACAGACGTTATACTTGCATCAGCTTTGTATTTCAACGGAGAATGGGATCAATATTTCATAGATTTTGCTACCATGAG GAAGCCCTTCAACATTGAGCCCGGTCAAACAGTAAATGTGGACATGATGTACAATGGAGCCGATTTTCCTTTCTATGAAGATAAAAGATTAGGTGTCAAAATATTAGGATTACCTTACAAACAGTTAAAG GTGACAATGTATGTTTTGCTTCCAAATGCACCCGGAGCTGCTGCATTAAAAGCATTCGAAAGAAAATTGAACCCAGACATTCTCGAaaacttaattcaaaatatacaaaatcaaACATGCATTGTTGGGTTTCCAAGAATGGAGCTTTCCAGTTCTTTGAGTCTGAAACGTGCATTCCAATCTCTTGGCCTAAAGACGTTGTTTGATCCAGTAAAGGCTGACTTAAGTCTTCTCTCACCAGGTCTAAACGGGATGATCCCTGATTCCTCAAAAATAGGTGGACGTGACCAGCAACTGCGACCACAGGATGGATTTTACTTCCCACCGAGACTAGGAGAAAATACGCAAGAAAATAAGACATCGAAATCGAATCCCAGCAGGATAAATTACATCAG AGAAAAGCACGAGAACGAAGGGAGCGAAACAGTCACTGCAGCTACGAGGGAGGACAGAGTAACAAGGCAAAGCAGACCTATCGACCAAGATTTCCTCAACTTCCTTGAATCTCACAACTTACCCTCATTCGGCCTAGATGCTCTCAGAAACAGTGCGGATATTGAAAATCCAGGATTATATGCGGAAGATGTTTTGCACAGAGTGGAAATCAACATAAACGAGAAAGGAACAGAAGCTGCGGCCGCAACTGCTGTTGCGATAGAAAGAACTGGTAGTCAAAAGAGATTTATCGCAAATAGACCTTTCCTTTTCTTCATAAGGCACGAGCAAAGTAAACTTATTTGGTTCTGGGGTTCTGTAAATACACCAACACCAAACTATCCTGTAGATAATCCCAGTTCTTAA
- the LOC117174107 gene encoding leukocyte elastase inhibitor isoform X2: MERFLILFCVLICTRAQLLIYPDEYDRMTKAVPYYNQDSSRTAYNSPSTVNTYNSLQKKLPQLHHVFPQNWTEHVTNIISKGITKFALDMDEAIYRTRDNSNGHRSQENIVFSPISLSGTMAIVLLAAGGKTFDEVAKILGLESGVDVSRNSEVVHEMFGLLLSMIDTDKANNGPEASYANGIFIQEGYPIRPEFSGVNENVYKSEIISLDFHNHGEKAKESINKWVKDRTRGKIPKILSSVPNPETDVILASALYFNGEWDQYFIDFATMRKPFNIEPGQTVNVDMMYNGADFPFYEDKRLGVKILGLPYKQLKVTMYVLLPNAPGAAALKAFERKLNPDILENLIQNIQNQTCIVGFPRMELSSSLSLKRAFQSLGLKTLFDPVKADLSLLSPGLNGMIPDSSKIGGRDQQLRPQDGFYFPPRLGENTQENKTSKSNPSRINYIRNPREKHENEGSETVTAATREDRVTRQSRPIDQDFLNFLESHNLPSFGLDALRNSADIENPGLYAEDVLHRVEININEKGTEAAAATAVAIERTGSQKRFIANRPFLFFIRHEQSKLIWFWGSVNTPTPNYPVDNPSS; encoded by the exons ATGGAACGCTTTTTGATACTATTTTGTGTGCTGATTTGCACGAGGGCACAACTTCTTATCTACCCAGATGAATATGACAGAATGACGAAAGCAG TGCCATATTATAACCAAGATAGCTCAAGGACTGCATATAATTCTCCCTCAACAGTAAATACTTATaacagtttacaaaaaaaattgcctCAGTTACATCATGTATTTCCTCAAAACTGGACCGAACAT GTAACAAATATCATCTCCAAGGGTATTACGAAGTTTGCTCTAGACATGGACGAAGCAATTTATAGAACCAGGGACAATTCGAATGGCCACAGGAGTCAAGAGAACATAGTTTTCTCCCCAATTAGTTTATCGGGAACTATGGCCATTGTTCTTTTGGCAGCAGGAGGGAAGACTTTTGACGAAGTTGCTAAAATTCTTGGCCTAGAGTCAGGTGTGGATGTTTCTAGAAACTCAGAAGTAGTTCACGAAATGTTTGGTCTCTTACTTTCAATGATTGATACGGACAAAGCCAATAATGGGCCTGAAGCCTCTTATGCAAACGGAATTTTTATTCAG GAAGGCTATCCAATACGACCGGAATTTTCAGGAGTCAATGAGAACGTCTATAAAAGTGAAATTATAAGTTTAGACTTCCATAATCATGGAGAAAAAGCTAAGGAATCAATAAACAAGTGGGTAAAGGATAGAACTAGGGGTAAAATACCAAAAATCTTGTCTTCTGTACCGAACCCGGAAACAGACGTTATACTTGCATCAGCTTTGTATTTCAACGGAGAATGGGATCAATATTTCATAGATTTTGCTACCATGAG GAAGCCCTTCAACATTGAGCCCGGTCAAACAGTAAATGTGGACATGATGTACAATGGAGCCGATTTTCCTTTCTATGAAGATAAAAGATTAGGTGTCAAAATATTAGGATTACCTTACAAACAGTTAAAG GTGACAATGTATGTTTTGCTTCCAAATGCACCCGGAGCTGCTGCATTAAAAGCATTCGAAAGAAAATTGAACCCAGACATTCTCGAaaacttaattcaaaatatacaaaatcaaACATGCATTGTTGGGTTTCCAAGAATGGAGCTTTCCAGTTCTTTGAGTCTGAAACGTGCATTCCAATCTCTTGGCCTAAAGACGTTGTTTGATCCAGTAAAGGCTGACTTAAGTCTTCTCTCACCAGGTCTAAACGGGATGATCCCTGATTCCTCAAAAATAGGTGGACGTGACCAGCAACTGCGACCACAGGATGGATTTTACTTCCCACCGAGACTAGGAGAAAATACGCAAGAAAATAAGACATCGAAATCGAATCCCAGCAGGATAAATTACATCAG aaatcctAGAGAAAAGCACGAGAACGAAGGGAGCGAAACAGTCACTGCAGCTACGAGGGAGGACAGAGTAACAAGGCAAAGCAGACCTATCGACCAAGATTTCCTCAACTTCCTTGAATCTCACAACTTACCCTCATTCGGCCTAGATGCTCTCAGAAACAGTGCGGATATTGAAAATCCAGGATTATATGCGGAAGATGTTTTGCACAGAGTGGAAATCAACATAAACGAGAAAGGAACAGAAGCTGCGGCCGCAACTGCTGTTGCGATAGAAAGAACTGGTAGTCAAAAGAGATTTATCGCAAATAGACCTTTCCTTTTCTTCATAAGGCACGAGCAAAGTAAACTTATTTGGTTCTGGGGTTCTGTAAATACACCAACACCAAACTATCCTGTAGATAATCCCAGTTCTTAA